In a single window of the Plasmodium cynomolgi strain B DNA, chromosome 6, whole genome shotgun sequence genome:
- a CDS encoding hypothetical protein (putative), with the protein MLTMQGIIVRQNSFNQGSKKKEKKPLPDETVEDYLERSCGHVELTDEMKDKLKLCNPDITEKDMREMYSTLYNEHVLNFRILIECLKTATNMLATNYKREQRFQNKCWLHQYKKLGKELIKISDNDDDGYLKLFLEEKKTCKTSDFTKFLNDRMNKWNAFIKEKKNVAYAELKEALESGTMKKKKKGKN; encoded by the coding sequence ATGCTCACCATGCAAGGTATTATAGTAAGACAAAATTCATTTAATCaagggagcaaaaaaaaagaaaaaaaaccattaCCCGATGAAACAGTGGAAGATTATTTGGAGAGATCATGCGGTCATGTGGAACTTACAGATGAAATGAAGGATAAACTAAAATTGTGTAACCCTGATATAACAGAAAAAGACATGCGCGAAATGTATTCAACTCTATACAATGAGCATGTATTAAATTTTCGTATTCTTATTGAATGCTTGAAAACGGCAACTAATATGTTAGCAACTAATTATAAACGAGAACAAAggtttcaaaataaatgttGGCTTCAtcaatataaaaaacttgGAAAAgaacttataaaaatatcagaTAATGATGATGATGGATACTTAAAACTatttttagaagaaaaaaagacctGCAAAACAAGTGATTTcaccaaatttttaaatgatcgTATGAATAAGTGGAACGCCTttattaaggaaaaaaaaaatgtagcctACGCCGAATTGAAAGAAGCTTTAGAAAGTGGTacaatgaagaagaaaaaaaaaggcaaaaattga
- a CDS encoding erythrocyte binding protein (putative) — protein MFRKKYKGLHILSKHEKKENSSKNSVTADIETFRKCEGKGALNKWFLFPKIFIVALLIWNLHCTSDESCDWSNGLRKNPPSSGHRMLAETEYIERINHGDNPAVGFSRKQYLRESNIKSRFSKLATKLNGEEERKSDKMNSNHSTVKAKFKNHFLKREKRTNRMNRKENTNIYDNVQDIYDVYNYINNNLNSYQENELFIFHKNNADVERTGKDKNGNVSSELRENYDEQEEENEPDNYDPNEKDDLGKDEEGDQDGKGEDKKGGKEEGKEGDQGGDAGKEDNREEDKGEGDKGEGNKEEGDKGEEDKGEDDKDGKDDKDKGKKDKDDDDDKDDDEEDEDDEKKKAKAEEEFAEKNSVKYGCPFMGDNTGKEGCPIKEDCIEKGDSTVKYECQSKDQDAEKDECAKTGKCSKKYGCPFKEQNKENEGYPCKGEGAEKEDSVEFERCPFTGICLKKYGCQSKDQDAEKGDCTEKAECPYKGQGSVKGECPYKGQGAVKGECPYKDQGAMKGECPYKDQGAMKGKCPYKDQGAMKGECPYKDQGAVKGECSFKGQGEKKSSCPFKDQYKENKDCVEKEGFQENKKCPFTGECMKKYGCPYKDQGMGKKE, from the exons ATGTTTCGGAAGAAATATAAAGGGTTACATATACTGTCGAAAcatgagaaaaaggaaaattcatcaaaaaattctgtaacTGCTGATATTGAAACGTTCAGAAAATGTGAGGGTAAAGGTGCACTAAATAAATGGTTTTTGTTccctaaaatttttattgttgcACTTTTAATATGGAATCTACA ttgcACCTCTGATGAATCGTGCGATTGGAGTAATGGCCTGCGGAAGAACCCTCCCAGCAGTGGTCATCGAATGTTAGCAGAAACTGAGTACATTGAGAGAATCAACCATGGTGATAATCCTGCCGTGGGTTTCTCTCGTAAGCAATACCTCCGGGAAAGTAATATAAAATCCAGGTTCAGCAAATTAGCAACGAAATTAAATGGTGAGGAGGAAAGAAAGAGTGATAAAATGAACTCAAATCACAGCACAGTGAAGGCAAAGTTTAAGAACCACtttctaaaaagggaaaagagaaCAAATCGAATGAATAGAAAGGAAAATACCAACATTTATGATAATGTTCAGGACATTTATGAcgtatataattatattaataataactTGAATTCCTACCAGGAAAACgagctttttattttccataaaaataatgcagATGTGGAAAGGACGggaaaggataaaaatggaaacgttAGTAGTGAACTACGCGAAAATTACGATGagcaggaggaagaaaatgaaccTGATAATTATGATCCCAACGAAAAGGATGATTTAGGTAAGGATGAGGAGGGCGATCAAGACGGCAAGGGGGAAGATAAGAAAGGGGGCAAAGAAGAAGGTAAGGAGGGAGACCAGGGAGGAGATGCGGGAAAAGAAGACAACAGGGAAGAAGATAAGGGGGAAGGAGAtaagggggaaggaaataaggaggaaggagataagggggaagaagataAGGGGGAAGATGATAAGGACGGCAAGGACGATAAAGATAAGGGTAAAAAGGATaaagatgatgatgacgacaAGGATGATGACGAAGAAGATGAggacgatgaaaaaaaaaaagcaaaagcagaagaagaattcGCAGAAAAAAACTCGGTAAAATATGGATGTCCATTTATGGGTGATAATACAGGAAAGGAAGGATGTCCGATTAAGGAAGACTGCATAGAAAAGGGTGACTCTACAGTAAAATATGAATGTCAATCCAAAGATCAGGATGCAGAAAAAGACGAGTGCGCCAAAACAGGCAAGTGTTCAAAAAAGTATGGATGCCCTTTTAAAGAGCAGAATAAGGAAAATGAAGGATATCCATGTAAAGGTGAGGGTGCAGAAAAAGAGGATTCTGTCGAATTCGAAAGATGTCCATTTACTGgtatatgtttaaaaaagtatgGATGTCAATCCAAAGATCAGGAtgcagaaaaaggggactgTACAGAGAAAGCAGAATGCCCATATAAGGGTCAGGGTTCCGTGAAAGGGGAATGCCCATATAAGGGTCAGGGTGCCGTGAAAGGGGAATGCCCATATAAGGATCAGGGTGCCATGAAAGGGGAATGCCCATATAAGGATCAGGGTGCCATGAAAGGGAAATGCCCATATAAGGACCAGGGTGCCATGAAAGGGGAATGCCCATATAAGGACCAGGGTGCCGTGAAAGGGGAATGCTCATTTAAGGGTCAAGGTGAAAAGAAATCTTCTTGTCCATTTAAAGACCAGTATAAGGAAAACAAGGACTGTGTAGAAAAAGAGGGTTTccaggaaaacaaaaaatgccCATTTACAGGTgaatgtatgaaaaaatatggatgCCCATATAAAGATCAGggcatgggaaaaaaagagtga
- a CDS encoding hypothetical protein (putative) produces the protein MKKFDSNYSRFVNLIYTSVATVEIWSTKENHICEWLIWKPSRLLSKEEIVIKENHGHSKKNIADLLELDEVTIEEHYESLMSEGFNKNSIKWKIFGNHTPQVEKITNQINKTIDLELIRALKSDSYYQGNYLVSVKESKIERIKSFFCKYKIFSPHVVLFLGVILSSSLKEPVSAVLLVILLFILIIYFFMKIRKCTYIMEINRKSRNNYVGFMDY, from the exons atgaagaaATTTGATTCAAATTATAGCAGATTTGttaatttaatatacacT TCCGTTGCCACTGTTGAAATATGGAGTACAAAGGAAAATCACATCTGTGAATGGCTAATTTGGAAGCCTAGTAGACTGCTAAGTAAAGAAGAAATTGTAATTAAGGAAAATCATGGAcactcgaaaaaaaatattgccgATTTGTTAGAGTTAGACGAAGTGACCATTGAAGAACATTATGAATCATTAATGTCCGAAGGTTTCAACAAGAATAGCattaaatggaaaatatttggGAATCACACACCtcaagtggaaaaaattacgaaccaaataaataaaacgaTTGATTTAGAATTAATCCGTGCCTTAAAATCAGATTCTTATTATCAGGGAAATTATTTGGTTTCTGTAAAAGAATCAAAAATTGAGCGGATAAAATCGTTCTTTTGtaagtataaaatattttcacccCACGTCGTTCTCTTTTTGGGCGTAATTTTGTCTTCATCGTTGAAAGAACCCGTTTCTGCTGTTTTGTTAGTCATTCTGCTGttcatattaataatatattttttcatgaaaATACGAAAATGCACCTACATTATGGAGATTAACAGAAAATCAAGGAACAATTATGTTGGTTTTATGGACTATTAG
- a CDS encoding hypothetical protein (putative), which translates to FIPLGESLGKRGFLDKSLNGRVGRSLFQRQYIADMYYNPLTPADVQYYEDDFEDDNDEEMDDESATEDGVDDTNSDVDSITNTEKESVYEKLYTSTSNNMFLKKYKELKLGEIKDMDSDRSVISKAMNFIKKLNIHVELELLDILSGSNYHNPFTIRIKSNRIKFLNAMYKCKVFSPVIIGALLTLSLLFIHSKLAFIAWGATILFIVYLLAKVWKCENIILQAKGNPKL; encoded by the coding sequence ttTATACCCTTAGGGGAATCACTGGGAAAGAGGGGGTTCCTCGATAAATCATTAAATGGAAGGGTTGGACGATCACTTTTTCAAAGGCAATATATTGCAGATATGTATTATAATCCTTTAACCCCAGCGGATGTACAATATTATGAAGATGATTTTGAGGATGATAACGATGAAGAAATGGATGATGAATCAGCAACAGAAGATGGTGTTGATGATACGAACAGTGATGTGGATAGCATCACAAATACGGAGAAAGAGTCggtatatgaaaaattatacaccTCTACATCAAATAATatgttcttaaaaaaatacaaagaattaaaattgggggaaataaaagataTGGATAGTGATAGATCAGTTATATCAAAAGCtatgaattttattaaaaagttaaacaTACACGTAGAATTAGAACTGTTAGACATTCTGAGCGGTAGCAATTATCACAACCCTTTTACGATTagaataaaaagtaataggataaaatttttgaatgCCATGTATAAATGTAAAGTATTTTCCCCAGTAATAATTGGAGCACTTCTTACATTatctttattatttattcatagCAAACTTGCTTTCATAGCGTGGGGTGCAACTATTTTATTCATAGTATATTTATTAGCTAAAGTATGGAAATgcgaaaatataattctccAGGCGAAAGGTAAcccaaaattataa
- a CDS encoding Pv-fam-d protein (putative), with product MTKKRYNPKTIENYRRNYHIDNNLFVENESESLTGCHMGDQTHAASTFRESWVNRGSLNALGVRSSRVLIGDANISIEPNYELFDDREEDGLRENYHSPKKHLHEIFLDSNFQKHLDDSINNNRCVRKDNMQASENGNNDRSMTRESFDSLSFDNDFNQSNETPNDQNQLEMRSDAMQDYINVKEDIDDKEMDESFVNSCIYLENDSRNANNKGLNPNYNSLMNDKESSGSANVDKEDSSSSPGAGDNISSKRLEALNNDNNFKENCDETELDEDFEMNYSSLQFDSHENRKLDNFKSNDNVNNNVAFEKMKDSNSSSSKQFDVESVNVSFDESHDTLKQYSDFQDKVNNIKIDDDFKGGFYSLKRASNLNASFGKIKGDINRNQGFNKNNNVPSAANFEQNYEELSNNEDSDIRPDSLKNYNDFMGEVNAETLDDDFEKGYMALNPDDGVNTQVEPQRADAKEVNEIADKFQNEDNLGNIFEKYMGYNEFKELHSLLMRTVNMDKHFDKINDNDNYGKKYNSLIFDGSAAHNPQDEQNSDENSDHLDEKDSEKTLNALEHYNAFTGQVNGEKLDDAFENEFNRLWDHDIFKNGEYPSKGTPQNGKKKSGKMNGGNNASRRFEGSRRDQNNYNNPVNRSPVDGINYNNRNNIYRNNRSDRQIPLDVLISEQDYSYEFFDIFNGMNKFGKQIDLSKLYENSDNEQSYGSKSEDDGNDDCEYAGDEYEDEHAEGEYKRYDENNKRDYDAQGVYRYDDNRINVLKQDEIARESQELGKYNDRTETVTTVLESTGNAIEQFDGTLKDNASIKEQLNDAKNYQDNKQFGKSKDEERVSITYDELDDDTISSISHKSEYDDKRSYVTYKSRRIDETYNGAIHKSKMADDQRSDLTKKLKRIDDRDSDIHDHSKYGDRNGDKNDDGNDDKSDDGNDDKSDDGNEDKSDDKDSFIDGSSKNDDYTSTISDNSMDDRNKRNSHTFKKDNANFKKVTTEAINTDNDQNKLLNAMQLTEDFKRKFNILKNAGATEKRCDALKHYERFKKEILNIQLERDFVHGVNRLKPRCNNKKLLYASTEEYEDSCDSSEDEDYSDSQSDRYTNDDEDKTNCDNTLIEDYSDSQSDRLTNDDRNKKEPNMEKEDNYSDGQSDRLTHDDRNKKESNMEKKDNYSDNQSDILGRNNRDKKELDKKKGGKYYEDTHSIRDNYDSKSQCSVLKKKSSPKKSCDKSNIDTDFDNSRRSFELSKDNKLVKKRSEKSKDGSVCYGSKKSLGVRKDGNMEKKNLDKINDHDDYYYGSKQSFVSSKVNNDVSNKTYDKSRDTTDKSETRSLYSVLSRNRYRNSHDKPGAPSDYYGSKASFNASKENKMVKNISDKPNEVCDSAKASNVLKNTDSSSKRSVNKINNEKKGKGNDKVDSHSVKSSHSLKDKPQDKNKSSNSLKSDHSNLDDLYDELDDAYTMNKRHEALKYNKEDFYKLYDDLKYDEKEFDTLYKVVESYEKVDKKKSNRSRDNDNNSVKSDEESEKDNDSLKSAYTFKRKSFAHKKSDLLKRNDKTMEIEQTFRRSEQDFINPDEFRRDRNYKDSNDKERNNREDDYRGDNNRRDDRRRDDRRRDDRRRDDRRRDDRRRDDRRRDDRRKDDRRKDDRIRNNNRRWDDDKGMDDNRRNHNVKTRNRRNDIDVDYERSLGNIKRNKKSFIKKVFTERDENEPVKSRMFNKKSLFIKTLKFMQKIDSKFELEIIKSLKSSKRSDTFLIKPETKLNKFFYYAKKYKILFPILLTLLCLFIFYVANLSNLAFGTVFVLLGMILYYNTKLLKCREMGKLFRSFSESNKFEIS from the exons atgaccaaGAAAAGATACAATCCTAAGACGATTGAAAATTATCGAAGAAACTATCATAtagataataatttatttgttgaGAATGAATCAGAATCTCTAACGGGGTGCCATATGGGTGATCAA ACGCATGCTGCCTCAACCTTTCGTGAATCATGGGTTAACAGAGGGAGCCTAAATGCATTAGGTGTAAGGTCGAGCAGAGTGTTAATTGGAGATGCAAATATAAGTATTGAACCCAATTATGAACTTTTTGATGACAGAGAAGAAGATGGGCTAAGGGAAAATTACCATTCTCCTAAAAAACATCTACATGAAATATTTCTCGATAgcaattttcaaaaacaTTTAGATGATTCAATAAACAATAATAGATGTGTGCGAAAGGATAACATGCAAGCTAGTGAAAACGGTAATAATGACAGAAGTATGACGAGGGAGTCATTTGATTCGTTAAGTTTTGATAACGATTTTAATCAATCAAATGAGACTCCAAATGATCAAAATCAGTTAGAAATGAGGTCCGACGCCATGCAAGATTACATTAACGTTAAAGAAGACATTGATGACAAAGAAATGGATGAGAGTTTTGTAAATAGTTGCATTTATCTAGAAAATGATAGCAGAAATGCTAATAATAAAGGACTTAATCCAAATTATAATTCTTTGATGAATGATAAGGAATCATCCGGTTCAGCAAATGTTGACAAGGAAGATAGCTCAAGTAGCCCAGGAGCTGGTGAcaatatttcttcaaaacgATTGGAAGCTTTAAATAATGACAATaactttaaagaaaattgtgATGAAACAGAACTCGATGAAGATTTTGAAATGAATTATTCATCATTACAATTTGATAGCCATGAAAACAGGAAActtgataattttaaatcTAATGATAATGTGAACAATAATGTagcttttgaaaaaatgaaggataGTAATAGCAGCTCAAGTAAACAATTTGATGTAGAAAGTGTTAATGTCAGTTTTGATGAATCTCACGATACGTTAAAACAGTACAGTGATTTTCAAGACAAagttaataatataaaaatcgATGATGATTTTAAGGGAGGATTTTACTCATTAAAACGAGCTAGTAATCTAAATGCGTCTTTTGGTAAAATCAAGGGTGACATTAATCGAAACCAGggatttaataaaaataataatgttcCTAGTGCTGCtaattttgaacaaaattatgaagaattATCTAATAATGAAGATTCGGACATAAGACCTGATTCACTGAAGAATTACAACGATTTTATGGGAGAAGTTAATGCAGAAACACTTGATGATGACTTTGAAAAGGGATATATGGCATTAAATCCTGATGATGGCGTAAACACACAGGTGGAGCCACAAAGAGCAGATGCAAAGGAAGTTAATGAAATAGCTGATAAAttccaaaatgaagataatttggggaatatatttgaaaaatatatgggaTATAACGAATTTAAGGAGTTACACAGTTTATTAATGCGTACTGTTAATATGGACAAgcattttgataaaattaatgataatgataattatggtaaaaaatataattcattaataTTTGATGGAAGCGCTGCTCATAATCCACAGGACGAGCAAAATTCGGATGAAAATAGTGATCATCTTGATGAAAAAGATTCAGAGAAAACACTTAATGCATTGGAACATTATAATGCTTTTACGGGACAAGTGAATGGAGAAAAACTTGATGATGCTTTTGAAAATGAGTTTAATAGATTATGGGATCacgatatttttaaaaatggggaatatCCTTCAAAAGGTACTCCACAGAatggcaagaaaaaaagtggaaaaatgaatGGGGGAAATAATGCAAGCAGACGATTTGAGGGATCGAGAAGGGATCAGAACAATTATAATAACCCCGTTAATAGATCCCCAGTTGATGGTATAAATTATAACAACcgaaataatatatatagaaaCAATAGAAGTGATCGTCAAATCCCATTGGATGTATTGATAAGCGAGCAAGATTATTCCTATGAATTTTTTGATATCTTTAACggtatgaacaaatttggaAAGCAAATTGACCTATCAAAGCTTTACGAAAACAGTGATAACGAACAGTCATATGGATCGAAAAGTGAAGATGATGGAAACGACGATTGTGAATATGCAGGTGATGAATATGAAGATGAGCATGCTGAAGGCGAATATAAAAGgtatgatgaaaataacaAACGAGATTATGATGCCCAAGGTGTTTACAGATATGATGATAATcgtataaatgtattaaaacAAGACGAAATTGCTAGGGAATCCCAAGAACTAGGAAAATATAACGATCGTACTGAAACAGTGACGACCGTGCTAGAAAGTACAGGAAATGCTATCGAACAATTCGACGGTACCTTAAAAGACAATGCTAGTATTAAGGAACAACTTaatgatgcaaaaaattaccaaGATAACAAACAATTTGGTAAGTCAAAAGATGAAGAGCGAGTTAGCATCACATATGATGAATTGGATGATGACACCATTAGCTCTATATCTCACAAATCAGAGTATGATGACAAAAGAAGCTATGTAACTTATAAATCCAGACGAATTGATGAAACATACAACGGTGCAATTcataaatcaaaaatggcTGATGACCAAAGGAGCGAtctaacaaaaaaattaaaaaggattgATGACAGAGATAGTGATATCCATGATCACTCAAAATATGGAGATAGAAATGgtgacaaaaatgatgacggAAATGACGACAAAAGTGATGACGGAAATGACGACAAAAGTGATGACGGAAATGAAGACAAAAGTGATGACAAAGATAGCTTTATAGATGGTAGctccaaaaatgatgacTATACTAGTACTATATCCGATAACTCCATGGATGATAGAAATAAGAGAAATTCCCATACctttaaaaaggataacGCTAATTTCAAAAAGGTGACCACTGAAGCAATTAACACAGATAATGACCAGAATAAACTTTTGAATGCTATGCAACTTACTGAGGATTTTAAAAGAAagtttaatattttaaaaaatgctggTGCTACAGAGAAAAGATGCGACGCATTAAAACATTATGAGAGGTTTAAAAAGGAGATCCTTAATATACAACTTGAAAGAGATTTTGTGCATGGAGTTAATAGATTAAAGCCTCGTtgcaataataaaaaattgttatatgCATCAACAGAGGAATATGAAGACTCATGTGATTCATCAGAGGATGAAGATTATTCTGATAGTCAATCTGATAGATACACAAATGATGACGAGGATAAAACAAATTGTGATAATACCTTAATTGAGGACTATTCTGACAGCCAATCTGATAGATTAACTAATGATgataggaataaaaaagagcCTAATATGGAAAAGGAGGATAACTATTCTGATGGTCAATCTGACAGATTAACGCATGATGATAGGAATAAGAAAGAGTCTAATATGGAAAAGAAGGATAACTATTCTGATAATCAATCCGATATATTAGGACGAAATAATAGAGATAAGAAAGAATTagataagaaaaaaggaggtaagTATTATGAAGACACCCATTCCATTCGTGATAATTATGATTCTAAAAGCCAATGTAGcgtattaaaaaagaaaagcagccCTAAAAAAAGTTGTGATAAATCAAACATTGATACTGATTTCGATAATTCTAGAAGATCATTTGAACTTTCGAAAGATAATAAGCTGGTCAAGAAAAGATCTGAAAAATCAAAGGATGGTAGTGTTTGCTATGGTTCCAAGAAGTCACTTGGTGTAAGAAAAGATGGTAacatggaaaagaaaaatttggatAAAATAAACGACCACGATGATTATTATTATGGTTCTAAGCAGTCATTTGTTTCTTCAAAAGTAAATAATGATGTGTCTAATAAAACTTATGACAAATCACGCGATACTACTGATAAGTCTGAGACTAGGAGCTTATATAGTGTATTAAGTAGAAATAGATATAGGAACAGCCATGATAAACCAGGTGCTCCTTCTGACTATTATGGTTCAAAGGCTTCATTTAATGCATCCAAAGAAAATAAGATGGTTAAGAACATTTCTGATAAACCAAACGAGGTGTGCGATTCTGCAAAAGCATCAAATGTGTTAAAGAATACTGATTCGAGTTCAAAGAGAAgcgttaataaaataaacaatgaaaaaaagggaaaaggaaatgatAAAGTTGATTCCCATTCTGTGAAATCCTCACATTCATTAAAAGACAAACCCCAAGATAAAAACAAGTCATCTAATTCATTAAAATCAGATCACAGCAATTTAGATGATCTATATGACGAATTAGATGATGCTTACACCATGAATAAACGACATGAGGCATTAAAATACAATAAAGAAGACTTCTACAAGTTATATGATgatttaaaatatgatgaaaaagaatttgatACACTTTATAAGGTAGTGGAAAGTTATGAAAAAGttgataaaaagaaatccaATAGATCAAGAGACAACGATAACAACTCTGTAAAATCAGATGAAGAATCAGAAAAGGATAATGATTCTTTGAAGTCTGCTTACACCTTCAAACGTAAAAGTTTTGCTCATAAAAAATCGGACTTATTAAAACGCAATGATAAAACTATGGAGATAGAGCAAACATTCAGACGTAGCGAACAAGATTTTATAAACCCTGATGAATTCAGACGTGATAGAAATTATAAAGATTCAAATGATAAAGAGAGAAATAATAGAGAAGACGATTATAGAGGAGATAATAATAGAAGAGATGATCGTAGAAGAGATGATCGTAGAAGAGATGATCGTAGAAGAGATGATCGTAGAAGGGATGATCGTAGAAGGGATGATCGTAGAAGAGATGATCGTAGAAAGGATGATCGTAGAAAGGATGATCGtataagaaataataatagaAGATGGGACGATGATAAAGGAATGGACGATAATAGAAGAAATCATAATGTAAAAACTCGTAACAGAAGGAATGATATAGATGTTGACTATGAAAGGAGCttaggaaatataaaaaggaataaaaagagctttataaaaaaggtattTACAGAAAGAGATGAAAATGAACCTGTCAAATCAAGAATGTTTAATAAGAAAAGTTTATTCATAAAGActttaaaatttatgcaaaaaatagaTTCCAAGTTTGAattagaaataataaaatcatTGAAAAGTTCAAAAAGGAGTGATACTTTCTTGATTAAGCCAGAAAcgaaattaaataaatttttttattacgccaagaaatataaaatactttttccaattttattaacgTTACTAtgtttattcatattttacgTAGCCAATTTATCAAATTTAGCCTTTGGTACTGTTTTCGTACTTCTCGGCATGATACTTTATTATAATACGAAATTATTAAAGTGTCGTGAAATGGGTAAACTGTTTAGATCTTTTAGCGAAAGCAACAAATTCGAAATAAGTTAG